The Fimbriimonas ginsengisoli Gsoil 348 genome window below encodes:
- a CDS encoding sialidase family protein, whose protein sequence is MYRRPLIVSALAVVCLVSFTTRAFAQADPDEAAGQEGNQRLTKAQERQKFHPYPVKGMPAAERMRAYQQRLDLEAQSPFGGLNWHNIGPEVQGGRVLDIKSPKDDPRQLFVAYATGGLWKTVDDGTTWTSLFDGQSAFGIGSFALSHDGKTIWVGSGEANNQRTSYSGTGIFKSTDGGKTWTNMGLPESHHISQVIINPKNENVVYVAAMGHLYSQNPERGIYKTTDGGKTWEQILKVDEYTGGTDIVMDPRNPEILTAAMYDRDRRAWNFRESGPGSGVFRSINGGKIWSKITTLPSGDAAGRIALAQAPSNPSRMYAFVDNQAVDPRDWEGMDERVPSGRLTARRFLNLNDDLIVQLDPSILNAFLRQATNGEVKAEDVIKDIKEKKSTFQQLKDRLKDKYPATFDPGTTGEELYRSDDGGKTWSKAMTGNFGTIGGYYYDRVFVNPTNADEVFVTGLPLLRSVDAGKTWEYVFRKAHVDFHAAWFDPRDTSKVWAGNDGGLYLSYDSGKTVKPINNLGVGQATTIAVDNKRPYNVYIGLQDNGTMRGPSSYVPGQSDPNQWKSIFGGDGSAVAVDPRNDGDVVYVAYQFGEHSAINQATNERWRARPAPPKGDPDARFNWISPIFISTHHPDIVYCGAQRLYRSFNQGRNYTPISPDLTKNKPNGDVPYSTIKDISESPFQFGLIYVGCDDGNVQMTADGGATWKAIPTPQHDKWVSRVVASKYDANTVYVSQNGYREDDFSPYLWKSTDRGRTWRSIVGNLPAEPINVIREDPGRKDLLYVGTDMGVYVSYDGGVVWEALQGGLPHTPVHDIAIQPRENEMVIATHARSVWALPLKLVWDLTPELRKKDLTLFEVDNAIRLSTWGYDRRERWNTEPPKPPTVKVNFYTKEPGKAFIRIKDKAGKLVKEKSFDALRGYNFGEIDLQISPGNPAAPRKEVKTVQDVLADPLASTRPTYIAAGEYTLELQVGDKTVSQAWKVRE, encoded by the coding sequence ATGTATCGTAGGCCATTGATTGTGTCGGCGCTTGCCGTCGTTTGTCTCGTTTCTTTCACCACTCGGGCGTTTGCTCAGGCCGATCCGGATGAGGCGGCGGGACAGGAGGGCAACCAGCGGCTCACCAAAGCTCAAGAGCGGCAGAAGTTCCACCCGTACCCGGTGAAAGGGATGCCAGCGGCGGAGCGGATGCGCGCCTATCAGCAGCGGCTCGATCTAGAGGCGCAGAGTCCATTCGGAGGGCTCAATTGGCACAACATCGGCCCGGAGGTTCAGGGCGGACGCGTGCTCGATATCAAGTCCCCGAAGGACGATCCGAGGCAGCTTTTCGTGGCTTACGCCACCGGCGGGCTTTGGAAAACCGTTGACGACGGGACGACTTGGACGAGCCTTTTCGATGGCCAAAGCGCCTTCGGCATTGGCTCCTTCGCGCTTAGCCACGATGGAAAGACGATCTGGGTGGGGAGCGGCGAGGCGAATAACCAGCGCACGAGCTACTCCGGCACCGGCATCTTCAAGAGTACGGACGGCGGTAAGACCTGGACGAACATGGGGCTCCCAGAGAGTCACCACATCAGCCAGGTGATCATCAATCCCAAGAACGAAAACGTGGTGTACGTGGCGGCAATGGGTCACCTATACAGCCAGAACCCGGAGCGCGGGATCTATAAGACCACGGACGGGGGTAAGACCTGGGAGCAGATCCTCAAGGTCGACGAGTACACCGGCGGTACGGACATCGTCATGGACCCCCGCAACCCAGAGATTCTGACCGCGGCGATGTACGATCGCGACCGCCGCGCTTGGAACTTCCGGGAAAGCGGGCCGGGGAGCGGTGTCTTCCGCAGCATCAACGGAGGGAAGATCTGGTCGAAAATCACCACCTTGCCTTCGGGGGACGCAGCGGGGCGAATCGCGCTGGCCCAGGCGCCCAGCAACCCGAGCCGGATGTATGCGTTCGTAGACAACCAAGCGGTCGACCCGCGTGACTGGGAGGGGATGGACGAGCGCGTTCCATCGGGACGGCTCACGGCTCGGCGATTCTTGAACTTGAACGACGACCTGATCGTTCAGTTGGACCCTTCGATCCTAAACGCCTTCCTTCGGCAAGCCACGAACGGCGAGGTTAAAGCCGAAGACGTGATCAAGGATATCAAGGAGAAGAAGTCGACTTTTCAGCAGCTCAAGGATCGGCTGAAGGATAAATATCCGGCGACCTTCGACCCGGGCACGACCGGCGAGGAACTGTATCGAAGCGACGACGGGGGAAAAACCTGGAGCAAGGCGATGACCGGAAACTTCGGCACCATCGGCGGCTACTACTACGATCGGGTTTTTGTTAATCCGACCAATGCGGACGAGGTGTTCGTTACCGGGCTTCCATTGCTTCGCTCGGTGGACGCCGGCAAGACCTGGGAGTATGTCTTCCGGAAGGCCCACGTCGACTTTCATGCGGCGTGGTTCGACCCTCGCGACACCAGCAAGGTCTGGGCGGGGAACGATGGCGGGTTGTACCTGAGCTACGACAGCGGAAAGACCGTGAAGCCGATCAACAACCTCGGTGTCGGGCAGGCGACGACGATCGCCGTCGACAACAAGCGGCCTTACAACGTTTACATCGGCCTCCAAGACAACGGCACGATGCGTGGGCCGAGCAGCTACGTACCGGGGCAGAGCGATCCGAACCAGTGGAAATCGATCTTCGGCGGCGACGGTAGCGCGGTCGCGGTGGACCCACGCAACGACGGGGACGTCGTTTACGTGGCGTATCAGTTCGGGGAGCACTCGGCGATCAACCAGGCAACGAACGAACGGTGGCGGGCGCGCCCGGCGCCGCCCAAGGGGGACCCGGATGCGCGCTTCAACTGGATCTCGCCGATTTTCATCTCGACGCACCATCCGGACATCGTGTATTGCGGCGCCCAGCGGCTGTACCGATCGTTCAACCAGGGGCGCAACTACACTCCGATCTCGCCCGATCTCACCAAGAACAAGCCGAACGGCGACGTGCCGTATTCGACGATCAAGGATATCAGCGAGAGCCCGTTCCAGTTCGGCCTGATCTACGTGGGATGCGACGACGGGAACGTGCAGATGACGGCGGACGGCGGGGCGACCTGGAAGGCGATTCCGACGCCGCAGCACGATAAGTGGGTGTCGCGCGTAGTGGCGTCGAAGTACGACGCGAACACGGTTTACGTGTCACAGAACGGGTATCGCGAGGACGACTTCTCGCCGTACCTTTGGAAGTCGACGGATCGCGGAAGAACGTGGAGGTCGATCGTCGGCAATTTGCCCGCGGAGCCGATCAACGTAATTCGGGAAGATCCGGGCCGCAAGGATCTGCTGTACGTGGGGACCGACATGGGCGTGTACGTTTCCTACGACGGAGGCGTGGTTTGGGAAGCACTGCAGGGCGGACTGCCGCACACGCCGGTTCACGACATCGCGATCCAGCCGCGCGAGAACGAAATGGTGATCGCGACCCATGCGCGGAGCGTCTGGGCGCTGCCGCTGAAGCTGGTTTGGGATCTGACGCCGGAGCTTCGCAAGAAGGATCTGACGCTGTTCGAAGTGGATAACGCGATCCGCCTTTCCACCTGGGGCTACGACCGGCGCGAGCGATGGAACACGGAGCCGCCGAAGCCGCCGACGGTCAAGGTGAATTTCTACACGAAGGAGCCGGGCAAGGCATTTATTCGCATCAAGGACAAGGCCGGCAAGCTAGTGAAGGAGAAGAGCTTCGACGCCTTGCGGGGATATAACTTCGGCGAGATCGACCTGCAAATCTCTCCGGGGAATCCGGCCGCGCCAAGAAAGGAGGTCAAGACGGTTCAGGACGTTTTGGCCGATCCTCTGGCGAGTACCCGGCCGACCTACATTGCGGCTGGCGAGTACACGCTCGAGCTGCAAGTCGGGGATAAAACGGTGAGTCAAGCCTGGAAGGTTAGAGAGTAG
- a CDS encoding SufE family protein: MPEKLKSILEDLSFFTDRNDRIQALIELGEEFRNPSPEELPRNPTTRVPGCESEVYVDSEPFSRGKRYRFAVDNPQGISAMALARILDQGLSGEPVEDVQSVPDEIVYDIFGRELSMGKSLGLTGMVRMVKSEAAKTS; the protein is encoded by the coding sequence ATGCCGGAAAAATTGAAGTCGATCTTGGAGGACCTGTCGTTCTTCACCGACCGTAACGACCGGATCCAGGCGCTGATCGAGCTGGGCGAGGAGTTCCGAAATCCCTCACCGGAGGAGCTGCCCCGCAATCCGACTACGCGGGTTCCGGGATGCGAGAGCGAGGTGTATGTGGACTCGGAGCCGTTCTCTCGAGGAAAGCGGTATCGCTTCGCCGTCGACAATCCCCAAGGTATCTCAGCGATGGCCTTGGCGCGTATCCTCGACCAGGGTCTTTCCGGCGAGCCGGTTGAAGACGTTCAATCGGTACCGGACGAGATCGTTTACGACATCTTCGGACGCGAGCTCTCGATGGGAAAGAGCCTGGGCTTAACCGGAATGGTGCGGATGGTGAAGTCCGAGGCCGCGAAGACGTCGTAA
- a CDS encoding TlpA family protein disulfide reductase produces MKTAVLAALMVGLFGFVGTDDPAKALQELRKFSTDTFTAARANGPDAIREAQTKILAKAKEAVSGVDASKVEPKDGLVWAQLFQAARQPADERAAAERFLTSSPSADEKFSAQTMIVSSYYSEKNGDGIYNAIEQIEPATPTQISTVVAITAAYSDLIAKAKGLDATIALLNKVEARLDTKATDEKARQGAEAGVYNTASAKMELLRDAGQTDRALKELDASMLRVDEKSQSGSRIKTLRNQLTVVGAPAPVLNIERGYGDFPGLDKMKGKVVVLDFFAHWCGPCKAAFPEMKTMYADLHAKGLEIVGLTTYYGYYKAERGITKDAEYAKMADFVKEFDLPWAVQYGDRTNFVNYGVTAIPHVAVIDKKGVVRNIKIGYEPEKFPAFRSMIEKLLAEK; encoded by the coding sequence TTGAAAACCGCCGTCCTCGCCGCCCTCATGGTCGGCCTCTTTGGCTTCGTTGGGACCGACGACCCCGCGAAGGCCTTGCAGGAGCTTCGCAAATTCTCGACCGATACGTTCACGGCGGCGCGCGCGAACGGCCCCGACGCCATCCGCGAGGCGCAAACCAAGATTCTCGCGAAGGCAAAGGAAGCGGTAAGTGGCGTCGACGCAAGCAAAGTCGAGCCGAAAGACGGATTGGTTTGGGCGCAGTTGTTCCAAGCCGCACGCCAACCTGCCGACGAGCGAGCGGCAGCCGAGCGGTTCTTGACCTCTTCGCCTTCCGCCGACGAGAAGTTCTCCGCGCAAACGATGATCGTCTCCTCCTACTATTCCGAGAAGAACGGCGACGGCATCTATAACGCAATCGAGCAGATCGAACCGGCAACTCCCACGCAAATCTCCACTGTCGTCGCCATTACCGCCGCCTACTCCGACCTGATCGCCAAAGCGAAAGGGCTCGACGCGACCATCGCGCTGCTGAACAAAGTCGAGGCGCGCCTGGACACCAAGGCAACCGACGAAAAGGCTCGCCAGGGCGCCGAAGCCGGTGTTTACAACACTGCGTCCGCCAAGATGGAACTCCTCCGAGATGCCGGTCAAACCGACCGCGCGCTTAAAGAGCTGGACGCTTCCATGCTTCGCGTCGACGAAAAGAGCCAATCCGGTAGCAGAATCAAGACCCTGCGAAACCAGCTAACCGTAGTCGGCGCCCCCGCTCCCGTACTGAATATCGAGCGTGGCTACGGCGACTTCCCCGGTCTCGACAAGATGAAAGGGAAAGTGGTCGTCCTCGACTTCTTCGCCCACTGGTGCGGCCCGTGCAAAGCCGCCTTCCCCGAGATGAAGACGATGTATGCCGACCTTCATGCAAAGGGCCTCGAAATCGTTGGTCTGACCACTTATTACGGCTACTACAAAGCCGAAAGGGGGATCACCAAAGACGCCGAATACGCCAAGATGGCCGACTTCGTGAAGGAGTTCGACCTTCCGTGGGCGGTCCAATACGGCGACCGAACGAACTTCGTCAACTACGGCGTCACCGCCATCCCTCACGTCGCCGTCATCGACAAGAAAGGTGTGGTGCGAAACATCAAAATCGGCTACGAACCCGAAAAATTCCCCGCCTTCCGATCCATGATCGAAAAGCTCCTCGCCGAAAAGTAG
- a CDS encoding carbohydrate ABC transporter permease gives MTQKGRGLFIVSFLAPAVLIYGFFVVWPLIQAFAFSTYRWRGISAHKKFVGAENFVKLSHDEAFGKAIRNNLTLLVVGGIVIIGISVALAHAMQARGTMPKALRSVILLPQMISLVVVAILWTFIFNPNFGLLTAGLKAVGLGGWVHTWLGDPKTALPSVGIAFVWYAVGFYTMLFATALKSLPEEVGEAASLDGAIGLRRFWQVTWPMLWSVKRIAVVHLTITVVNVFALVFLMTQGGPDRATEVLLTYLYESAFRNSQFGYATAIAVVNFVLVMILSGLILVAFRRDPQEPRKVQP, from the coding sequence GTGACGCAGAAGGGACGTGGGCTGTTCATCGTTAGCTTCCTCGCGCCCGCGGTGCTGATTTACGGGTTCTTCGTCGTTTGGCCCCTGATTCAAGCCTTCGCATTTTCCACCTACCGTTGGCGGGGCATCTCCGCGCATAAAAAATTTGTCGGCGCGGAAAACTTCGTCAAGCTCTCGCACGACGAGGCGTTCGGAAAGGCGATCCGGAATAACCTCACCTTGCTCGTCGTCGGCGGCATCGTCATCATCGGGATCTCCGTCGCCCTCGCCCACGCCATGCAGGCGCGCGGAACGATGCCGAAGGCGCTCCGGTCGGTGATCCTGCTTCCGCAGATGATCTCGCTGGTGGTGGTGGCCATCCTCTGGACCTTCATCTTCAATCCGAACTTCGGGTTGCTCACCGCCGGCCTGAAAGCGGTCGGTTTGGGGGGCTGGGTGCACACCTGGCTTGGGGACCCGAAGACCGCGTTGCCGAGTGTAGGAATCGCCTTCGTCTGGTATGCGGTGGGGTTCTACACGATGCTTTTCGCAACTGCATTGAAGTCGCTTCCCGAAGAAGTGGGGGAAGCCGCCTCCTTGGACGGGGCGATCGGCCTGCGACGTTTTTGGCAGGTGACGTGGCCCATGCTCTGGTCCGTAAAGCGGATTGCCGTCGTCCACCTCACGATCACGGTTGTGAACGTTTTTGCGCTCGTCTTCTTGATGACCCAAGGCGGGCCCGACCGGGCCACCGAGGTTTTGCTGACCTACCTGTACGAGAGCGCGTTTAGGAACTCGCAGTTCGGCTATGCCACCGCGATCGCGGTCGTCAACTTCGTGCTGGTCATGATTCTAAGCGGATTGATCCTCGTCGCCTTCCGCCGCGACCCCCAGGAGCCGAGGAAGGTGCAGCCGTGA
- a CDS encoding carbohydrate ABC transporter permease: protein MKRIAALFTGVCVLVILVPILWVLLSSLKTGDQIVGHPWSLPTTPHWVNYVNAWQTAGIGRAFGNSLLVTLGTLALLLPSGAMAAYVLARYEFPGRGLLFGGFLGGMMFPHFLVIVPLFFLMKSLDLLDTRTGLTIVYVAYSLSFTVFVLTGFFQTLPKELGEAAMIDGAGHAGTFWQVMLPLAKPGLIVVGIFNAIGLWNEYGLALVLIPSAANQTLPLGIANLTMTQQYQSDWGALFAGLVIVMLPVVIVYAIFRDRIHETMLAGAVKG, encoded by the coding sequence GTGAAGCGAATCGCCGCCCTTTTCACCGGGGTTTGCGTCCTGGTCATTCTCGTTCCGATCCTTTGGGTGCTTTTGTCTTCCCTGAAGACGGGAGACCAGATCGTCGGCCATCCCTGGTCCCTCCCCACGACTCCGCACTGGGTCAATTACGTGAACGCTTGGCAAACCGCAGGCATCGGGCGCGCCTTCGGCAACAGCCTTCTGGTGACGCTCGGCACGCTGGCGCTGCTCCTCCCTTCCGGAGCGATGGCGGCCTACGTCTTGGCGCGTTACGAGTTTCCCGGACGGGGCCTCCTGTTCGGCGGCTTTCTCGGCGGCATGATGTTTCCGCACTTCCTAGTCATCGTTCCGCTCTTCTTCTTGATGAAAAGCCTCGACCTTTTGGACACGCGGACCGGGTTGACCATCGTGTACGTCGCCTATTCGCTCTCCTTCACGGTGTTCGTACTGACCGGCTTCTTCCAAACCCTGCCCAAGGAGCTTGGCGAGGCCGCGATGATCGACGGGGCTGGCCACGCGGGGACGTTCTGGCAGGTGATGCTTCCGCTTGCCAAGCCGGGCCTCATCGTCGTGGGCATCTTCAACGCGATCGGGCTTTGGAACGAGTACGGCTTGGCCTTGGTGCTTATCCCCAGCGCCGCCAATCAAACCCTGCCGCTAGGAATCGCGAACCTGACGATGACGCAGCAATACCAGAGCGACTGGGGCGCCCTGTTCGCGGGCTTAGTCATCGTCATGCTCCCCGTCGTGATCGTCTACGCCATCTTCCGAGACCGCATTCACGAGACGATGCTGGCCGGCGCCGTAAAGGGCTAA
- a CDS encoding ANTAR domain-containing response regulator: MRVLIADDDPIIRLDLKQMLENLGYDVVAEAGDGQQAVDLARETNPDVCILDVKMPVMDGIEAVNIITDENIAPTILLTAYSDRELVDRAKAAGVFAYLVKPFKPSDLPPSIEVARSRFEQNMHLNNEVTTLQERLEARKLVDRAKGILMDEHKLNESEAYRRIQIQSMNLRKTMREVAEAIILAKSV, translated from the coding sequence ATGAGAGTTCTTATTGCGGACGACGATCCCATTATCCGACTGGATCTCAAGCAGATGCTTGAGAACCTAGGATACGACGTGGTCGCGGAGGCCGGCGACGGCCAGCAGGCCGTCGATCTTGCACGCGAAACCAATCCAGACGTGTGCATCCTGGATGTGAAGATGCCGGTGATGGATGGCATCGAAGCGGTGAACATTATCACCGACGAAAACATCGCGCCCACCATTCTTCTTACGGCTTACTCCGACCGGGAGTTGGTCGACCGCGCAAAGGCGGCCGGCGTTTTCGCATACCTCGTGAAGCCGTTCAAGCCGAGCGACCTCCCTCCATCCATCGAGGTGGCGCGGAGCCGGTTTGAGCAGAACATGCACCTGAACAACGAGGTCACCACCCTTCAGGAGCGGCTCGAGGCGCGAAAATTGGTTGACCGGGCGAAGGGAATCCTCATGGACGAGCACAAGCTCAACGAGTCAGAGGCCTACCGGCGAATCCAGATCCAGTCGATGAACCTCCGCAAGACGATGCGCGAAGTCGCCGAAGCGATCATCCTCGCCAAATCGGTCTAA
- a CDS encoding HIT family protein, translating to MQEILWAPWRLQYIEKPSVPGGTGDIFLDLPAAGDDKKNLILYRGTTGFVMMNAFPYTNGHLLIAPFRQVAEIDGLNEAELCEINMLLAKCVRWVRAAYNPDGFNVGVNMGSAAGAGIPVHIHWHVVPRWAGDTNFMTSVGEVRVMPQTLEDSYARLAEVIARDV from the coding sequence ATGCAGGAAATCCTTTGGGCGCCTTGGCGGCTGCAATATATCGAGAAGCCTTCGGTCCCCGGGGGTACGGGCGACATCTTCCTGGACCTTCCCGCCGCCGGCGACGACAAGAAAAACCTGATCCTCTACCGAGGAACCACCGGGTTCGTGATGATGAACGCCTTTCCCTACACCAACGGCCATCTCCTGATCGCCCCATTCCGGCAGGTCGCCGAGATCGACGGGCTCAACGAGGCCGAACTCTGCGAAATCAACATGCTGCTCGCAAAGTGCGTCCGTTGGGTCCGCGCCGCCTACAACCCGGATGGGTTTAACGTGGGGGTCAACATGGGTTCGGCGGCGGGGGCCGGAATCCCGGTCCATATCCACTGGCACGTGGTGCCGCGATGGGCGGGTGACACGAACTTCATGACCTCGGTAGGGGAGGTGCGAGTGATGCCGCAAACGCTCGAAGACAGCTATGCTCGTTTGGCCGAGGTGATCGCGCGTGACGTTTGA
- a CDS encoding uracil-DNA glycosylase produces MTFEELRAEAQGCLACNLSSRRTNVVFGEGNILSPLVLIGEGPGDTEDKTGRPFVGKAGQLLDKALAEAGIERSSVYITNTVKCRAADWSTGRPMNRAPTEEETLACRRWLVPQLGLIKPKVILCIGAPSAKNLIKKNFMITKERGQYFPSEFAKTAIATLHPAYILRQQNISGDGGFSLLVADIQKAWEAAQRLVEKDAMGKADKMVIEAEEQGTLF; encoded by the coding sequence GTGACGTTTGAAGAGCTCCGCGCCGAAGCTCAAGGGTGCCTTGCCTGCAACCTGTCGAGCCGACGGACCAACGTCGTCTTCGGTGAAGGAAACATCCTATCCCCCCTCGTCCTCATCGGCGAGGGGCCTGGCGACACCGAAGACAAGACGGGGCGTCCCTTCGTCGGTAAGGCCGGGCAACTGCTGGACAAAGCGCTGGCCGAGGCCGGAATCGAACGCTCCTCCGTCTACATCACCAATACCGTGAAGTGCCGGGCTGCGGATTGGAGCACCGGCCGCCCTATGAACCGAGCGCCGACCGAGGAGGAAACCTTGGCCTGCCGTCGTTGGCTAGTCCCGCAACTCGGCCTTATCAAGCCGAAGGTGATCCTCTGCATCGGCGCGCCCAGCGCGAAGAACCTGATCAAGAAGAACTTCATGATCACCAAGGAGCGCGGCCAGTACTTCCCCTCCGAGTTTGCCAAGACGGCAATCGCTACCCTGCACCCCGCCTATATCCTGCGCCAGCAGAATATTTCCGGCGACGGCGGCTTCTCTCTTCTGGTCGCCGACATTCAAAAGGCTTGGGAAGCCGCCCAGCGACTGGTGGAGAAAGACGCTATGGGCAAAGCCGATAAGATGGTGATCGAGGCGGAGGAGCAAGGCACCTTGTTTTGA
- the dut gene encoding dUTP diphosphatase, with amino-acid sequence MNPTVLVALSEQATMPRYQTSGSAGMDVCCAETFSLKPLERRLVKTGLRIAIPEGFEAQVRPRSGLALKSGIAMVNSPGTIDSDYRGEVGLILINLGSDVVQFSQGERVGQLVIAPVARAVLQVVQELDETERGAGGFGSTGV; translated from the coding sequence ATGAATCCGACCGTCCTTGTTGCGCTTTCCGAACAGGCTACGATGCCGAGGTATCAAACCTCGGGGTCGGCGGGGATGGACGTTTGCTGCGCGGAAACGTTCTCCCTCAAGCCGCTAGAGCGACGGCTCGTGAAGACGGGGCTCAGGATCGCCATACCTGAGGGATTCGAGGCTCAGGTGAGGCCGCGATCCGGCCTGGCCCTCAAGAGCGGGATCGCCATGGTGAACTCGCCTGGGACCATTGACTCAGACTACCGGGGGGAAGTGGGACTCATCTTGATCAATCTCGGTTCCGACGTCGTCCAATTCAGCCAAGGCGAAAGGGTGGGCCAGCTCGTCATCGCACCGGTGGCGAGGGCCGTGCTTCAAGTCGTCCAGGAGCTAGATGAGACAGAACGTGGAGCAGGCGGATTCGGGAGTACAGGGGTTTGA
- a CDS encoding tetratricopeptide repeat protein: protein MRQNVEQADSGVQGFEMSRREDDLHADLARANLLRLRGEFAPAEQICLRVLEQFPESAAAHTLLGDIAFSQDKAAEAVEHYQIAQGLDHLAPDIPRKLEDAKVLLQVRETASTEEQLGLPPTRPIPWTAIVFALLAVFSIVGAVVVGINASSSKVAKQTNGVAAPISATDETLATAPAVKPAPSSDTKTKPPATVPETVPATISANQPPLEDRNLLQTIQQRSQEGTHLIEVTTDPRTKTATLTYSVAAQEDPRRLGAELAKATLDQNLETLSVTLRGVRDERIVYMADVPRTRYADTLVDTWSQGHPEVDAWIPYVIQNEWPTRSPDSSENPPKTP from the coding sequence ATGAGACAGAACGTGGAGCAGGCGGATTCGGGAGTACAGGGGTTTGAAATGAGCCGGCGAGAAGACGACTTACATGCCGACCTCGCTCGAGCGAACCTCCTGCGCTTGCGCGGAGAATTCGCCCCAGCCGAGCAGATTTGCCTACGCGTGCTCGAACAATTTCCGGAAAGCGCCGCCGCCCACACCCTGCTCGGCGACATCGCGTTCTCCCAGGACAAAGCCGCGGAGGCGGTGGAGCACTACCAGATCGCTCAAGGGCTAGATCACCTGGCCCCGGACATTCCTCGCAAGCTCGAGGATGCGAAAGTGCTCCTCCAAGTCCGCGAGACCGCATCGACCGAGGAGCAACTCGGCCTCCCTCCTACGCGGCCGATCCCCTGGACCGCCATCGTCTTCGCCCTGCTCGCGGTTTTCTCCATCGTAGGAGCGGTCGTCGTAGGAATCAACGCTTCGTCCTCCAAGGTCGCCAAGCAAACGAACGGGGTTGCGGCTCCGATTTCGGCCACCGACGAGACGCTGGCCACGGCGCCCGCCGTCAAACCCGCCCCGAGCAGCGACACCAAGACGAAGCCGCCCGCGACGGTTCCGGAGACGGTGCCGGCCACGATCTCTGCAAACCAGCCCCCTCTCGAAGACCGGAACCTGCTCCAGACCATTCAGCAGCGGAGTCAGGAAGGAACCCATCTAATCGAGGTAACGACTGACCCCCGCACGAAGACGGCGACCCTGACCTATTCGGTCGCCGCCCAAGAAGACCCGCGCCGATTGGGAGCCGAGCTGGCGAAAGCCACTCTCGACCAGAACCTCGAAACGTTGAGCGTCACGTTGCGCGGGGTACGAGACGAGCGGATCGTGTACATGGCCGACGTACCGCGGACTCGCTATGCCGACACGCTCGTGGATACCTGGAGCCAGGGTCACCCCGAGGTGGATGCCTGGATTCCATACGTTATTCAAAACGAGTGGCCAACCCGTAGCCCCGATTCATCGGAGAACCCGCCCAAGACGCCATAA
- a CDS encoding sugar phosphate isomerase/epimerase family protein, translating to MRLSVQLYTLRDALSQDLPGTLAKVREIGLEYVELAGTYDRSADEWKALLAKNGLTASGSHIGIDALSSDLDAVIADAKTIGFKYVILPWIGNDVYADGWEKVAKRLEPIGRKLKEAGLTLAYHNHAFEFENGGLDTFYTSADADLVKAQLDLAWVQIGGADPAAYIRKYAGRVPLVHLKDFDPALTPQWRPAGEGKVDWDGVLAACQEVGVEFGSLELDESPIDPIEAVRKSFDYFHAKGLR from the coding sequence ATGCGCCTTTCGGTCCAGCTTTACACCCTCCGCGATGCTCTGTCGCAGGATCTGCCCGGTACGCTCGCCAAGGTCCGAGAGATCGGGCTCGAGTACGTCGAACTTGCGGGAACGTACGACCGCTCCGCGGATGAGTGGAAGGCGCTCCTCGCCAAAAACGGCCTCACTGCCAGCGGTTCCCACATCGGTATCGACGCGTTGTCTTCGGACCTCGACGCGGTCATCGCGGACGCCAAGACGATCGGCTTTAAGTACGTGATCCTTCCCTGGATCGGCAACGACGTTTATGCGGATGGCTGGGAAAAAGTCGCGAAGCGGCTGGAACCGATCGGCCGGAAGCTGAAGGAAGCCGGACTCACGCTGGCCTATCACAACCATGCTTTCGAGTTCGAGAACGGCGGTCTTGACACCTTTTACACCTCCGCGGACGCCGACCTCGTAAAGGCGCAGCTAGACCTCGCATGGGTCCAGATCGGCGGCGCCGACCCGGCCGCCTATATCCGCAAATACGCCGGCCGAGTGCCGCTGGTCCACCTGAAAGACTTCGACCCGGCGCTCACGCCGCAGTGGCGGCCGGCGGGCGAAGGAAAGGTCGACTGGGACGGCGTCCTCGCCGCCTGTCAGGAAGTGGGAGTCGAATTCGGCTCACTGGAGCTCGACGAATCCCCCATCGATCCGATCGAAGCGGTGCGAAAGAGCTTCGACTACTTCCACGCCAAAGGCCTGCGGTAA